From a region of the Capricornis sumatraensis isolate serow.1 chromosome 22, serow.2, whole genome shotgun sequence genome:
- the EHMT2 gene encoding histone-lysine N-methyltransferase EHMT2 isoform X5 codes for MAAAAGAAAAAAAEGEAPGEMGALVLEKEPRGATERVHGSLGDTPRSEETLPKANPDSLETAGPSSPASVTVTVGDEGADTPVGATPLIGDEPENLEGDGDLHGGRILLGHATKSFPSSPSKGGACPSRAKMSMTGAGKSPPSVQSLAMRLLSMPGAQGAPAAGPEPPQATASPEGQPKVHRARKTMSKPGNGQPPVPEKRPPEVQHFRMSDDVHSLGKVTSDVAKRRKLNSGGGLSEELASTRSSGDVTLEKGDPGSLEEWETEVGDDFSLFYDSYSVDERVDSDSKSEVEALAEQLSEEEEEEEEEEEEEEEEEEEEEEEEEDEESGNQSDRSGSSGRRKAKKKWRKDSPWVKPSRKRRKREPPRAKEPRGVSNDTSSLETERGFEELPLCSCRMEAPKIDRISERAGHKCMATESVDGELSGCNAAILKRETMRPSSRVALMVLCETHRARMVKHHCCPGCGYFCTAGTFLECHPDFRVAHRFHKACVSQLNGMVFCPHCGEDASEAQEVTIPRGDGVTPPAGTAAPAPPPLAQDAPGRADTSQPSARMRGQGEPRRPPCDPLADTIDSSGPSLALPNGGCLSAVGLPPGPGREALEKALVIQESERRKKLRFHPRQLYLSVKQGELQKVILMLLDNLDPNFQSDQQSKRTPLHAAAQKGSVEICHVLLQAGANINAVDKQQRTPLMEAVVNNHLEVARYMVQRGGCVYSKEEDGSTCLHHAAKIGNLEMVSLLLSTGQVDVNAQVSTGPFPPRPQDSGGWTPIIWAAEHKHIEVIRMLLTRGADVTLTDNEENICLHWASFTGSAAIAEVLLNARCDLHAVNYHGDTPLHIAARESYHDCVLLFLSRGANPELRNKEGDTAWDLTPERSDVWFALQLNRKLRLGVGNRAIRTEKIICRDVARGYENVPIPCVNGVDGEPCPEDYKYISENCETSTMNIDRNITHLQHCTCVDDCSSSNCLCGQLSIRCWYDKDGRLLQEFNKIEPPLIFECNQACSCWRNCKNRVVQSGIKVRLQLYRTAKMGWGVRALQTIPQGTFICEYVGELISDAEADVREDDSYLFDLDNKDGEVYCIDARYYGNISRFINHLCDPNIIPVRVFMLHQDLRFPRIAFFSSRDIRAGEELGFDYGDRFWDIKSKYFTCQCGSEKCKHSAEAIALEQSRLARLDPHPELLPELSSLPPVNP; via the exons atggcggcggcggcgggagctGCAGCGGCGGCGGCCGCCGAG GGGGAGGCCCCCGGTGAGATGGGGGcgctggtgctggagaaggagcCCAGAGGAGCCACCGAGAGAG TTCATGGCTCTTTGGGGGACACCCCTCGTAGTGAGGAGACCCTGCCCAAGGCCAACCCCGACTCCCTGGAGACTGCTGGCCCCTCATCCCCAGCCTCTGTCACGGTCACTGTCGGCGATGAGGGGGCTGACACCCCTGTAGGGGCCACACCACTCATTGGGGATGAACCTGAGAATCTCGAGGGAGATGGAGACCTCCATGGGGGTCGCATCCTGCTGG GCCATGCCACAAAGTCGTTCCCCTCTTCCCCCAGCAAGGGGGGTGCCTGTCCCAGCCGAGCCAAGATGTCAATGACAGGGGCCGGAAAATCACCCCCATCAGTTCAGAGTTTGGCTATGAGGCTGCTGAGTATGCCAGGCGCCCAGGGGGCGCCAGCAGCAGGGCCTGAACCCCCTCAGGCCACAGCCAGCCCAGAGGGGCAGCCCAAGGTTCATCGAGCCAGGAAAACCATGTCCAAACCAGGAAATGGACAG cccccagtcccTGAGAAGCGGCCCCCTGAAGTGCAGCATTTCCGCATGAGTGATGACGTGCACTCGCTGGGGAAGGTGACCTCAG atGTGGCCAAAAGGAGGAAGCTGAACTCAGGAGGTGGCTTG TCAGAGGAGTTGGCTTCTACGCGGAGTTCAGGAGACgtgaccctggagaagggggacCCGGGGTCCCTTGAGGAGTGGGAAACGGAGGTGGGGGACGACTTCAGCCTCTTCTATGATTCCTACTCTGTGGATGAGCGGGTGGACTCTGACAGCAAG TCTGAGGTTGAAGCTCTGGCTGAACAACTgagtgaggaagaggaagaagaggaggaggaagaggaggaagaagaagaggaggaggaggaggaggaagaagaggaggaagatgaaGAGTCCGGCAATCAGTCTGACAGG aGTGGTTCCAGCGGCCGCCGCAAAGCCAAGAAGAAATGGCGGAAGGACAGCCCGTGGGTGAAGCCATCACGGAAACGGCGGAAACGAGAGCCTCCGAGGGCCAAGGAGCCACGAG GGGTGTCCAATGACACATCTTCGCTGGAGACAGAACGCGGGTTTGAGGAGCTGCCCCTCTGCAGCTGCCGCATGGAGGCCCCCAAGATAGACCGCATCAGCGAGAGAGCGGGGCACAAGTGCATGGCCACGGAGAGCGTGGATGGAGAG CTGTCCGGCTGCAATGCTGCCATCCTCAAGCGGGAGACCATGAGACCGTCCAGCCGCGTGGCCCTGATGGTGCTCTGTGAGACCCACCGCGCACGCATGGTCAAACATCACTGCTGCCCCGGCTGTGGCTACTTCTGTACGGCG GGCACCTTCCTGGAGTGTCACCCTGACTTCCGTGTGGCCCACCGCTTCCACAAGGCCTGTGTGTCCCAGCTAAATGGGATGGTCTTCTGTCCCCACTGTGGGGAGGACGCATCTGAGGCCCAGGAGGTGACCATCCCCCGGGGGGATGGGGTGACCCCACCAGCTGGCACTGCGGCCcccgctcccccacccctggcccaggATGCCCCCGGGAGAGCAGACACTTCCCAGCCCAG CGCCCGGATGCGGGGGCAGGGGGAGCCTCGGCGTCCACCCTGTGACCCTCTGGCCGACACCATCGACAGCTCAGGGCCCTCCCTAGCCCTGCCCAACGGGGGCTGCCTCTCAGCTGTAGGGCTGCCACCAGGGCCAGGCCgggaggccctggagaaggcCCTGGTCATCCAGGAGTCGGAGAG GCGGAAGAAGCTCCGGTTCCACCCCCGGCAGCTGTACCTGTCCGTGAAGCAAGGGGAGCTGCAGAAGGTGATCCTGATGCTGT TGGACAACTTGGACCCCAACTTCCAGAGTGACCAGCAGAGCAAGCGCACACCCCTGCACGCGGCTGCCCAGAAGGGCTCTGTGGAGATCTGCCATGTGCTGCTACAG GCTGGAGCCAACATCAATGCCGTGGACAAGCAGCAGCGGACGCCGCTGATGGAGGCCGTGGTGAACAACCATCTGGAGGTGGCTCGCTACATGGTGCAGCGCGGGGGCTGCGTCTACAGCAAG GAGGAAGACGGCTCCACCTGCCTCCACCACGCCGCCAAAATTGGGAACCTGGAGATGGTCAgcctgttgctgagcacaggacAGGTGGACGTCAACGCCCAGGTCAGCA CAGGGcccttccctccccgcccccaggacAGCGGCGGGTGGACCCCCATCATCTGGGCTGCAGAACATAAGCACATAGAAGTGATCCGCATGCTTCTGACACGGGGCGCGGATGTCACTCTCACCGACAAC GAAGAGAACATCTGCCTGCACTGGGCCTCCTTCACCGGCAGCGCTGCCATCGCCGAGGTCCTCCTGAACGCCCGCTGCGACCTCCATGCTGTCAATTACCATGGGGACACGCCCCTGCACATCGCGGCCCGGGAGAGCTACCACGACTGCGTGCT GTTGTTCCTGTCACGTGGGGCGAACCCTGAGCTGCGGAACAAGGAAGGGGACACGGCGTGGGACCTGACCCCCGAGCGCTCCGACGTGTGGTTTGCCCTCCAGCTCAACCGAAAGCTCCGGCTCGGGGTGGGGAATCGGGCCATCCGCACGGAGAAAATCATTTGCCG GGACGTGGCTCGGGGCTATGAGAACGTCCCCATACCTTGTGTCAATGGTGTGGACGGGGAGCCCTGCCCCGAGGATTATAAGTACATCTCGGAGAACTGCGAGACGTCCACCATGAACATTGACCGCAACATCACCCACCTACAG CACTGCACGTGTGTGGATGACTGCTCCAGCTCCAACTGCCTGTGTGGCCAGCTCAGCATCCGCTGTTGGTATGACAAG GATGGGCGGCTGCTCCAGGAATTTAATAAGATCGAGCCCCCGCTGATTTTTGAGTGTAACCAGGCATGCTCCTGCTGGAGAAACTGCAAGAACAGAGTCGTCCAGAGCGGCATCAA GGTGCGACTGCAGCTCTACCGAACAGCCAAGATGGGCTGGGGGGTCCGTGCCCTGCAGACCATTCCCCAGGGTACCTTCATTTGCGA GTATGTCGGAGAACTGATCTCTGATGCCGAGGCTGATGTGAGAGAGGACGATTCTTATCTCTTCGACCTGGACAACAAG GATGGAGAGGTGTACTGCATCGATGCCCGTTACTACGGCAACATCAGCCGCTTCATCAACCACTTGTGTGACCCCAACATCATCCCCGTCCGGGTCTTCATGCTGCACCAGGACCTGAGATTTCCACGCATCGCCTTCTTCAGTTCCCGAGACATCCGGGCCGGGGAGGAGCTGGG GTTTGACTATGGTGACCGCTTCTGGGACATCAAAAGCAAGTACTTCACCTGCCAGTGTGGCTCTGAGAAGTGCAAGCACTCGGCTGAGGCCATTGCCCTGGAGCAGAGCCGCCTGGCCCGCCTGGACCCACACCCTGAGCTGCTGCCTGAGCTCAGCTCCCTGCCCCCCGTCAACCCCTGA
- the EHMT2 gene encoding histone-lysine N-methyltransferase EHMT2 isoform X6: MAAAAGAAAAAAAEGEAPGEMGALVLEKEPRGATERVHGSLGDTPRSEETLPKANPDSLETAGPSSPASVTVTVGDEGADTPVGATPLIGDEPENLEGDGDLHGGRILLGHATKSFPSSPSKGGACPSRAKMSMTGAGKSPPSVQSLAMRLLSMPGAQGAPAAGPEPPQATASPEGQPKVHRARKTMSKPGNGQPPVPEKRPPEVQHFRMSDDVHSLGKVTSDVAKRRKLNSGGGLSEELASTRSSGDVTLEKGDPGSLEEWETEVGDDFSLFYDSYSVDERVDSDSKSEVEALAEQLSEEEEEEEEEEEEEEEEEEEEEEEEEDEESGNQSDRSGSSGRRKAKKKWRKDSPWVKPSRKRRKREPPRAKEPRGVSNDTSSLETERGFEELPLCSCRMEAPKIDRISERAGHKCMATESVDGELSGCNAAILKRETMRPSSRVALMVLCETHRARMVKHHCCPGCGYFCTAGTFLECHPDFRVAHRFHKACVSQLNGMVFCPHCGEDASEAQEVTIPRGDGVTPPAGTAAPAPPPLAQDAPGRADTSQPSARMRGQGEPRRPPCDPLADTIDSSGPSLALPNGGCLSAVGLPPGPGREALEKALVIQESERRKKLRFHPRQLYLSVKQGELQKVILMLLDNLDPNFQSDQQSKRTPLHAAAQKGSVEICHVLLQAGANINAVDKQQRTPLMEAVVNNHLEVARYMVQRGGCVYSKEEDGSTCLHHAAKIGNLEMVSLLLSTGQVDVNAQDSGGWTPIIWAAEHKHIEVIRMLLTRGADVTLTDNVSEGLVGMPEEENICLHWASFTGSAAIAEVLLNARCDLHAVNYHGDTPLHIAARESYHDCVLLFLSRGANPELRNKEGDTAWDLTPERSDVWFALQLNRKLRLGVGNRAIRTEKIICRDVARGYENVPIPCVNGVDGEPCPEDYKYISENCETSTMNIDRNITHLQHCTCVDDCSSSNCLCGQLSIRCWYDKDGRLLQEFNKIEPPLIFECNQACSCWRNCKNRVVQSGIKVRLQLYRTAKMGWGVRALQTIPQGTFICEYVGELISDAEADVREDDSYLFDLDNKDGEVYCIDARYYGNISRFINHLCDPNIIPVRVFMLHQDLRFPRIAFFSSRDIRAGEELGFDYGDRFWDIKSKYFTCQCGSEKCKHSAEAIALEQSRLARLDPHPELLPELSSLPPVNP, from the exons atggcggcggcggcgggagctGCAGCGGCGGCGGCCGCCGAG GGGGAGGCCCCCGGTGAGATGGGGGcgctggtgctggagaaggagcCCAGAGGAGCCACCGAGAGAG TTCATGGCTCTTTGGGGGACACCCCTCGTAGTGAGGAGACCCTGCCCAAGGCCAACCCCGACTCCCTGGAGACTGCTGGCCCCTCATCCCCAGCCTCTGTCACGGTCACTGTCGGCGATGAGGGGGCTGACACCCCTGTAGGGGCCACACCACTCATTGGGGATGAACCTGAGAATCTCGAGGGAGATGGAGACCTCCATGGGGGTCGCATCCTGCTGG GCCATGCCACAAAGTCGTTCCCCTCTTCCCCCAGCAAGGGGGGTGCCTGTCCCAGCCGAGCCAAGATGTCAATGACAGGGGCCGGAAAATCACCCCCATCAGTTCAGAGTTTGGCTATGAGGCTGCTGAGTATGCCAGGCGCCCAGGGGGCGCCAGCAGCAGGGCCTGAACCCCCTCAGGCCACAGCCAGCCCAGAGGGGCAGCCCAAGGTTCATCGAGCCAGGAAAACCATGTCCAAACCAGGAAATGGACAG cccccagtcccTGAGAAGCGGCCCCCTGAAGTGCAGCATTTCCGCATGAGTGATGACGTGCACTCGCTGGGGAAGGTGACCTCAG atGTGGCCAAAAGGAGGAAGCTGAACTCAGGAGGTGGCTTG TCAGAGGAGTTGGCTTCTACGCGGAGTTCAGGAGACgtgaccctggagaagggggacCCGGGGTCCCTTGAGGAGTGGGAAACGGAGGTGGGGGACGACTTCAGCCTCTTCTATGATTCCTACTCTGTGGATGAGCGGGTGGACTCTGACAGCAAG TCTGAGGTTGAAGCTCTGGCTGAACAACTgagtgaggaagaggaagaagaggaggaggaagaggaggaagaagaagaggaggaggaggaggaggaagaagaggaggaagatgaaGAGTCCGGCAATCAGTCTGACAGG aGTGGTTCCAGCGGCCGCCGCAAAGCCAAGAAGAAATGGCGGAAGGACAGCCCGTGGGTGAAGCCATCACGGAAACGGCGGAAACGAGAGCCTCCGAGGGCCAAGGAGCCACGAG GGGTGTCCAATGACACATCTTCGCTGGAGACAGAACGCGGGTTTGAGGAGCTGCCCCTCTGCAGCTGCCGCATGGAGGCCCCCAAGATAGACCGCATCAGCGAGAGAGCGGGGCACAAGTGCATGGCCACGGAGAGCGTGGATGGAGAG CTGTCCGGCTGCAATGCTGCCATCCTCAAGCGGGAGACCATGAGACCGTCCAGCCGCGTGGCCCTGATGGTGCTCTGTGAGACCCACCGCGCACGCATGGTCAAACATCACTGCTGCCCCGGCTGTGGCTACTTCTGTACGGCG GGCACCTTCCTGGAGTGTCACCCTGACTTCCGTGTGGCCCACCGCTTCCACAAGGCCTGTGTGTCCCAGCTAAATGGGATGGTCTTCTGTCCCCACTGTGGGGAGGACGCATCTGAGGCCCAGGAGGTGACCATCCCCCGGGGGGATGGGGTGACCCCACCAGCTGGCACTGCGGCCcccgctcccccacccctggcccaggATGCCCCCGGGAGAGCAGACACTTCCCAGCCCAG CGCCCGGATGCGGGGGCAGGGGGAGCCTCGGCGTCCACCCTGTGACCCTCTGGCCGACACCATCGACAGCTCAGGGCCCTCCCTAGCCCTGCCCAACGGGGGCTGCCTCTCAGCTGTAGGGCTGCCACCAGGGCCAGGCCgggaggccctggagaaggcCCTGGTCATCCAGGAGTCGGAGAG GCGGAAGAAGCTCCGGTTCCACCCCCGGCAGCTGTACCTGTCCGTGAAGCAAGGGGAGCTGCAGAAGGTGATCCTGATGCTGT TGGACAACTTGGACCCCAACTTCCAGAGTGACCAGCAGAGCAAGCGCACACCCCTGCACGCGGCTGCCCAGAAGGGCTCTGTGGAGATCTGCCATGTGCTGCTACAG GCTGGAGCCAACATCAATGCCGTGGACAAGCAGCAGCGGACGCCGCTGATGGAGGCCGTGGTGAACAACCATCTGGAGGTGGCTCGCTACATGGTGCAGCGCGGGGGCTGCGTCTACAGCAAG GAGGAAGACGGCTCCACCTGCCTCCACCACGCCGCCAAAATTGGGAACCTGGAGATGGTCAgcctgttgctgagcacaggacAGGTGGACGTCAACGCCCAG gacAGCGGCGGGTGGACCCCCATCATCTGGGCTGCAGAACATAAGCACATAGAAGTGATCCGCATGCTTCTGACACGGGGCGCGGATGTCACTCTCACCGACAACGTGAGTGAAGGGTTGGTGGGGATGCCGGAG GAAGAGAACATCTGCCTGCACTGGGCCTCCTTCACCGGCAGCGCTGCCATCGCCGAGGTCCTCCTGAACGCCCGCTGCGACCTCCATGCTGTCAATTACCATGGGGACACGCCCCTGCACATCGCGGCCCGGGAGAGCTACCACGACTGCGTGCT GTTGTTCCTGTCACGTGGGGCGAACCCTGAGCTGCGGAACAAGGAAGGGGACACGGCGTGGGACCTGACCCCCGAGCGCTCCGACGTGTGGTTTGCCCTCCAGCTCAACCGAAAGCTCCGGCTCGGGGTGGGGAATCGGGCCATCCGCACGGAGAAAATCATTTGCCG GGACGTGGCTCGGGGCTATGAGAACGTCCCCATACCTTGTGTCAATGGTGTGGACGGGGAGCCCTGCCCCGAGGATTATAAGTACATCTCGGAGAACTGCGAGACGTCCACCATGAACATTGACCGCAACATCACCCACCTACAG CACTGCACGTGTGTGGATGACTGCTCCAGCTCCAACTGCCTGTGTGGCCAGCTCAGCATCCGCTGTTGGTATGACAAG GATGGGCGGCTGCTCCAGGAATTTAATAAGATCGAGCCCCCGCTGATTTTTGAGTGTAACCAGGCATGCTCCTGCTGGAGAAACTGCAAGAACAGAGTCGTCCAGAGCGGCATCAA GGTGCGACTGCAGCTCTACCGAACAGCCAAGATGGGCTGGGGGGTCCGTGCCCTGCAGACCATTCCCCAGGGTACCTTCATTTGCGA GTATGTCGGAGAACTGATCTCTGATGCCGAGGCTGATGTGAGAGAGGACGATTCTTATCTCTTCGACCTGGACAACAAG GATGGAGAGGTGTACTGCATCGATGCCCGTTACTACGGCAACATCAGCCGCTTCATCAACCACTTGTGTGACCCCAACATCATCCCCGTCCGGGTCTTCATGCTGCACCAGGACCTGAGATTTCCACGCATCGCCTTCTTCAGTTCCCGAGACATCCGGGCCGGGGAGGAGCTGGG GTTTGACTATGGTGACCGCTTCTGGGACATCAAAAGCAAGTACTTCACCTGCCAGTGTGGCTCTGAGAAGTGCAAGCACTCGGCTGAGGCCATTGCCCTGGAGCAGAGCCGCCTGGCCCGCCTGGACCCACACCCTGAGCTGCTGCCTGAGCTCAGCTCCCTGCCCCCCGTCAACCCCTGA
- the EHMT2 gene encoding histone-lysine N-methyltransferase EHMT2 isoform X11 yields the protein MAAAAGAAAAAAAEGEAPGEMGALVLEKEPRGATERVHGSLGDTPRSEETLPKANPDSLETAGPSSPASVTVTVGDEGADTPVGATPLIGDEPENLEGDGDLHGGRILLGHATKSFPSSPSKGGACPSRAKMSMTGAGKSPPSVQSLAMRLLSMPGAQGAPAAGPEPPQATASPEGQPKVHRARKTMSKPGNGQPPVPEKRPPEVQHFRMSDDVHSLGKVTSDVAKRRKLNSGGGLSEELASTRSSGDVTLEKGDPGSLEEWETEVGDDFSLFYDSYSVDERVDSDSKSEVEALAEQLSEEEEEEEEEEEEEEEEEEEEEEEEEDEESGNQSDRSGSSGRRKAKKKWRKDSPWVKPSRKRRKREPPRAKEPRGVNGVGSSGPSEYMEVPLGSLELPSEGTLSPNHAGVSNDTSSLETERGFEELPLCSCRMEAPKIDRISERAGHKCMATESVDGELSGCNAAILKRETMRPSSRVALMVLCETHRARMVKHHCCPGCGYFCTAGTFLECHPDFRVAHRFHKACVSQLNGMVFCPHCGEDASEAQEVTIPRGDGVTPPAGTAAPAPPPLAQDAPGRADTSQPSARMRGQGEPRRPPCDPLADTIDSSGPSLALPNGGCLSAVGLPPGPGREALEKALVIQESERRKKLRFHPRQLYLSVKQGELQKVILMLLDNLDPNFQSDQQSKRTPLHAAAQKGSVEICHVLLQAGANINAVDKQQRTPLMEAVVNNHLEVARYMVQRGGCVYSKEEDGSTCLHHAAKIGNLEMVSLLLSTGQVDVNAQDSGGWTPIIWAAEHKHIEVIRMLLTRGADVTLTDNEENICLHWASFTGSAAIAEVLLNARCDLHAVNYHGDTPLHIAARESYHDCVLLFLSRGANPELRNKEGDTAWDLTPERSDVWFALQLNRKLRLGVGNRAIRTEKIICRDVARGYENVPIPCVNGVDGEPCPEDYKYISENCETSTMNIDRNITHLQCGP from the exons atggcggcggcggcgggagctGCAGCGGCGGCGGCCGCCGAG GGGGAGGCCCCCGGTGAGATGGGGGcgctggtgctggagaaggagcCCAGAGGAGCCACCGAGAGAG TTCATGGCTCTTTGGGGGACACCCCTCGTAGTGAGGAGACCCTGCCCAAGGCCAACCCCGACTCCCTGGAGACTGCTGGCCCCTCATCCCCAGCCTCTGTCACGGTCACTGTCGGCGATGAGGGGGCTGACACCCCTGTAGGGGCCACACCACTCATTGGGGATGAACCTGAGAATCTCGAGGGAGATGGAGACCTCCATGGGGGTCGCATCCTGCTGG GCCATGCCACAAAGTCGTTCCCCTCTTCCCCCAGCAAGGGGGGTGCCTGTCCCAGCCGAGCCAAGATGTCAATGACAGGGGCCGGAAAATCACCCCCATCAGTTCAGAGTTTGGCTATGAGGCTGCTGAGTATGCCAGGCGCCCAGGGGGCGCCAGCAGCAGGGCCTGAACCCCCTCAGGCCACAGCCAGCCCAGAGGGGCAGCCCAAGGTTCATCGAGCCAGGAAAACCATGTCCAAACCAGGAAATGGACAG cccccagtcccTGAGAAGCGGCCCCCTGAAGTGCAGCATTTCCGCATGAGTGATGACGTGCACTCGCTGGGGAAGGTGACCTCAG atGTGGCCAAAAGGAGGAAGCTGAACTCAGGAGGTGGCTTG TCAGAGGAGTTGGCTTCTACGCGGAGTTCAGGAGACgtgaccctggagaagggggacCCGGGGTCCCTTGAGGAGTGGGAAACGGAGGTGGGGGACGACTTCAGCCTCTTCTATGATTCCTACTCTGTGGATGAGCGGGTGGACTCTGACAGCAAG TCTGAGGTTGAAGCTCTGGCTGAACAACTgagtgaggaagaggaagaagaggaggaggaagaggaggaagaagaagaggaggaggaggaggaggaagaagaggaggaagatgaaGAGTCCGGCAATCAGTCTGACAGG aGTGGTTCCAGCGGCCGCCGCAAAGCCAAGAAGAAATGGCGGAAGGACAGCCCGTGGGTGAAGCCATCACGGAAACGGCGGAAACGAGAGCCTCCGAGGGCCAAGGAGCCACGAG gAGTGAATGGTGTGGGCTCCTCAGGCCCCAGTGAGTACATGGAGGTCCCTCTGGGGTCCCTGGAGCTGCCCAGCGAGGGGACCCTCTCTCCCAACCACGCTG GGGTGTCCAATGACACATCTTCGCTGGAGACAGAACGCGGGTTTGAGGAGCTGCCCCTCTGCAGCTGCCGCATGGAGGCCCCCAAGATAGACCGCATCAGCGAGAGAGCGGGGCACAAGTGCATGGCCACGGAGAGCGTGGATGGAGAG CTGTCCGGCTGCAATGCTGCCATCCTCAAGCGGGAGACCATGAGACCGTCCAGCCGCGTGGCCCTGATGGTGCTCTGTGAGACCCACCGCGCACGCATGGTCAAACATCACTGCTGCCCCGGCTGTGGCTACTTCTGTACGGCG GGCACCTTCCTGGAGTGTCACCCTGACTTCCGTGTGGCCCACCGCTTCCACAAGGCCTGTGTGTCCCAGCTAAATGGGATGGTCTTCTGTCCCCACTGTGGGGAGGACGCATCTGAGGCCCAGGAGGTGACCATCCCCCGGGGGGATGGGGTGACCCCACCAGCTGGCACTGCGGCCcccgctcccccacccctggcccaggATGCCCCCGGGAGAGCAGACACTTCCCAGCCCAG CGCCCGGATGCGGGGGCAGGGGGAGCCTCGGCGTCCACCCTGTGACCCTCTGGCCGACACCATCGACAGCTCAGGGCCCTCCCTAGCCCTGCCCAACGGGGGCTGCCTCTCAGCTGTAGGGCTGCCACCAGGGCCAGGCCgggaggccctggagaaggcCCTGGTCATCCAGGAGTCGGAGAG GCGGAAGAAGCTCCGGTTCCACCCCCGGCAGCTGTACCTGTCCGTGAAGCAAGGGGAGCTGCAGAAGGTGATCCTGATGCTGT TGGACAACTTGGACCCCAACTTCCAGAGTGACCAGCAGAGCAAGCGCACACCCCTGCACGCGGCTGCCCAGAAGGGCTCTGTGGAGATCTGCCATGTGCTGCTACAG GCTGGAGCCAACATCAATGCCGTGGACAAGCAGCAGCGGACGCCGCTGATGGAGGCCGTGGTGAACAACCATCTGGAGGTGGCTCGCTACATGGTGCAGCGCGGGGGCTGCGTCTACAGCAAG GAGGAAGACGGCTCCACCTGCCTCCACCACGCCGCCAAAATTGGGAACCTGGAGATGGTCAgcctgttgctgagcacaggacAGGTGGACGTCAACGCCCAG gacAGCGGCGGGTGGACCCCCATCATCTGGGCTGCAGAACATAAGCACATAGAAGTGATCCGCATGCTTCTGACACGGGGCGCGGATGTCACTCTCACCGACAAC GAAGAGAACATCTGCCTGCACTGGGCCTCCTTCACCGGCAGCGCTGCCATCGCCGAGGTCCTCCTGAACGCCCGCTGCGACCTCCATGCTGTCAATTACCATGGGGACACGCCCCTGCACATCGCGGCCCGGGAGAGCTACCACGACTGCGTGCT GTTGTTCCTGTCACGTGGGGCGAACCCTGAGCTGCGGAACAAGGAAGGGGACACGGCGTGGGACCTGACCCCCGAGCGCTCCGACGTGTGGTTTGCCCTCCAGCTCAACCGAAAGCTCCGGCTCGGGGTGGGGAATCGGGCCATCCGCACGGAGAAAATCATTTGCCG GGACGTGGCTCGGGGCTATGAGAACGTCCCCATACCTTGTGTCAATGGTGTGGACGGGGAGCCCTGCCCCGAGGATTATAAGTACATCTCGGAGAACTGCGAGACGTCCACCATGAACATTGACCGCAACATCACCCACCTACAG TGTGGACCCTAG